Proteins encoded within one genomic window of Saccharicrinis carchari:
- a CDS encoding family 20 glycosylhydrolase encodes MKYKHTFILFIVFLLSFSPFMVVAESFPHLLPTPQKISYGSHWVTVADVSISSKKHKEQLASWIGDIGLNVKRKSKTKLRLNYVDRIQGTTVNQNEAYKLTVADGKINIEAVSEQGAYWAVQTLRQLLIAAADGFMLRECEVVDWPAFRVRGFMHDVGRGFLPFEELKKQIALLSQFKINVFHWHLTEDIGWRLQSKVYPELTDSSNFERLPGKYYTIEQAKELVKFCQEHQVLLIPEIDMPGHSAAFTRALGHDMQSPEGMQLLRPLIDEIGDIFADVPYLHIGTDEVRFSNPDFVPVMVAYIRAHGKKVISWNPGWNYKTGEIDMIQMWSSGGKLHPGIPAIDSRLHYINHYDTFADLVGLYHSSIAKAKQGSPDIAGSIVALWNDRHVDSVEEILATNSFYPSMLTLAESAWKGGREQYFYDRSLQIGAEGSADFTSFKNFEDRLLHYKHSTFKDEPFPYIRQTNVKWHITDAFPNGGDLASVFPPEEELKLQYEYEGNTYKTHQAIGAGIYLRHVWGTLIPAFYSDPKPNHTAYAYTWVYSPLKQEAGLQVRFQNYSRSEKDLPPPQGKWDYKESQIWLNDIALSPPVWDNDHAEKTNEIALRNENWEGQKPQLVTLQKGWNKILLKLPVGQFTTKEVRLVKWMFNAVLVTPDGNKALDNIVYSPKRDYRP; translated from the coding sequence CACCTACTTCCCACACCCCAAAAAATTAGCTACGGTTCCCATTGGGTTACGGTGGCTGATGTTTCCATATCCTCCAAAAAACACAAGGAGCAGCTTGCATCATGGATAGGCGATATAGGATTGAATGTAAAGCGTAAGTCCAAAACAAAGTTGCGTCTGAATTATGTGGACAGGATCCAGGGAACCACAGTAAATCAAAACGAGGCCTATAAATTAACGGTAGCCGATGGCAAAATAAATATAGAAGCTGTTTCGGAACAGGGTGCCTATTGGGCTGTTCAAACACTCCGTCAGTTATTAATTGCCGCCGCGGATGGCTTTATGCTGCGCGAATGTGAAGTAGTGGATTGGCCGGCTTTCCGTGTCCGCGGTTTCATGCACGATGTGGGGCGGGGCTTTTTACCCTTTGAAGAACTGAAAAAACAAATCGCCTTGCTATCGCAGTTTAAAATCAATGTGTTCCACTGGCACCTCACCGAAGATATTGGCTGGCGCCTGCAAAGCAAAGTTTATCCCGAATTGACCGATAGCAGCAATTTTGAACGCTTACCGGGCAAGTATTACACCATTGAGCAAGCCAAAGAGTTGGTGAAATTCTGCCAGGAGCATCAGGTACTGCTGATACCCGAAATTGATATGCCCGGCCACAGTGCTGCTTTTACCCGTGCCTTGGGTCATGATATGCAATCGCCCGAAGGCATGCAACTACTGCGACCATTGATTGACGAAATAGGTGATATTTTTGCCGATGTGCCCTACCTGCATATCGGTACCGATGAGGTACGTTTTAGTAACCCCGATTTTGTACCGGTAATGGTGGCCTACATCCGCGCTCACGGTAAAAAGGTAATCAGCTGGAACCCCGGCTGGAATTATAAAACCGGGGAAATAGACATGATACAAATGTGGAGCTCAGGCGGAAAGCTGCATCCGGGCATCCCGGCCATTGACTCGCGACTGCATTACATCAACCACTACGATACCTTTGCCGATTTAGTGGGCTTGTACCACAGCAGTATTGCCAAAGCAAAACAAGGCAGCCCCGATATAGCCGGTAGTATTGTTGCCCTTTGGAACGACAGGCACGTAGATTCCGTGGAGGAAATTTTGGCTACCAATAGTTTTTACCCCAGCATGCTCACCCTTGCCGAAAGTGCATGGAAAGGCGGGCGGGAACAATATTTTTACGATCGAAGCTTGCAGATTGGAGCGGAGGGAAGTGCCGATTTTACATCCTTTAAAAATTTTGAAGACAGGCTGCTGCATTATAAACACAGCACGTTTAAAGACGAACCCTTTCCATATATCAGGCAAACTAATGTTAAATGGCATATCACCGATGCCTTCCCCAATGGGGGAGATTTGGCTAGCGTGTTTCCGCCTGAAGAGGAGCTGAAGTTACAATACGAATACGAGGGCAATACCTACAAAACACACCAAGCCATCGGTGCAGGGATTTATTTGCGGCATGTTTGGGGTACTTTGATTCCTGCTTTCTATTCCGATCCCAAACCCAACCATACGGCTTATGCCTACACCTGGGTATATTCGCCCCTTAAACAGGAAGCAGGCCTACAGGTACGTTTTCAAAATTATTCCCGCTCCGAAAAAGATCTGCCACCGCCACAGGGTAAATGGGATTATAAAGAGAGCCAAATATGGCTGAACGACATTGCCCTGTCCCCGCCCGTTTGGGATAACGATCACGCAGAAAAAACCAACGAAATAGCCCTGCGAAACGAGAATTGGGAGGGGCAAAAACCGCAGCTGGTTACCTTGCAAAAGGGATGGAATAAAATATTATTGAAACTGCCCGTGGGCCAGTTTACAACAAAGGAGGTGCGATTGGTAAAATGGATGTTTAATGCGGTCCTCGTCACCCCCGATGGCAATAAAGCCCTCGATAACATTGTGTATTCGCCCAAGCGCGATTATCGACCGTAG
- a CDS encoding GDSL-type esterase/lipase family protein: protein MIKQLSQFLTTIAIWFLGVTLCAQPIKVACVGNSVTYGYGIENREQNSYPAQLQGLLGNDYVVGNFGRSGATLLRNGHRPYMQQPEFEAAMQFHPDVVIISLGLNDTDPRNWPNYRDEFISDYMALIQSFKRSDGTTPEVWIGRLTPIFHTHPRFKSGTRDWFWQIQETIEVVAKNTGARLIDWHTPLYARPDLFPDALHPVKEGATIMANLAYQHLTGDFGGLQPAAIFSDHMVLQRNATIPVWGTANRGEKVRVKLNGKQRSSIAGADGKWRVELPAMAAGGPYALIIEDSSEKLVYKDVMFGEVWLCSGQSNMEFQLQQSANGDKALKQQIPQNIRLLHFKSLAATNNTAWDSTILIGVNNLEYLQGQWAVANKESLPNFSAIAWYFGSELEAELNVPIGLIQMAVGGSPTETWIDRKTIEFNPALVNMLYDWKNNDHIMMWCRERAAINIKQASNKGQHHPYQPAYLYEAGIRRLVGFPIKGVLWYQGESNAHNVELHEVLFPALLDSWRRAWDRPNLPFYFAQLSSLNRPGWPRFRDSQRRLAQQIPHTDMVVTSDVGDETDVHPTQKQPVGERFARLALHQLYGKEERPHGNIKIKNVHSHKGTLRISLDNTKELRTFDGEPLRELQVAGTDGLFHPAKATLKGNAIIIENKEGDISCVRYGWKPYSQGNLINEDGVPMSTFQINYPF from the coding sequence ATGATAAAACAACTATCACAATTTCTCACCACTATTGCTATTTGGTTCCTCGGCGTCACTTTATGTGCTCAGCCCATCAAGGTGGCGTGTGTGGGCAATAGCGTTACCTATGGCTATGGTATTGAAAATCGAGAACAAAATAGTTATCCCGCGCAACTGCAAGGCTTGCTGGGCAATGATTATGTAGTAGGCAACTTTGGTAGGAGCGGCGCCACCCTTTTGCGCAATGGGCACCGCCCCTATATGCAGCAGCCGGAGTTTGAAGCGGCAATGCAGTTCCATCCCGATGTTGTCATTATATCTTTGGGGCTCAACGATACCGACCCGCGCAATTGGCCTAACTACCGCGACGAATTCATTTCCGATTACATGGCTTTGATCCAAAGTTTTAAACGTTCCGATGGCACTACTCCCGAAGTGTGGATTGGGCGGTTGACACCCATATTCCATACCCACCCCCGTTTTAAATCGGGTACGCGCGATTGGTTTTGGCAAATACAGGAGACTATTGAGGTGGTGGCAAAAAATACGGGCGCCCGCCTTATCGATTGGCACACCCCGCTTTATGCCCGCCCCGACCTTTTTCCGGATGCGCTGCATCCTGTTAAGGAGGGCGCTACTATCATGGCCAATTTGGCCTATCAGCATCTGACGGGAGACTTTGGTGGCTTACAGCCCGCTGCTATATTTAGCGATCATATGGTGTTGCAACGAAATGCCACCATCCCTGTTTGGGGAACGGCCAATAGGGGCGAAAAGGTACGTGTAAAGCTGAACGGTAAGCAACGTTCATCCATTGCAGGTGCTGATGGCAAATGGCGCGTAGAATTACCGGCAATGGCTGCAGGCGGTCCCTATGCATTAATCATAGAGGATAGCTCCGAAAAACTGGTTTATAAGGATGTAATGTTTGGGGAGGTTTGGCTTTGTTCAGGGCAATCCAATATGGAATTTCAGTTACAGCAATCGGCAAATGGTGACAAAGCCCTAAAACAGCAAATCCCTCAAAATATACGCTTGTTGCATTTTAAATCCTTGGCAGCCACAAACAATACGGCATGGGACAGCACTATCTTAATCGGAGTAAACAATTTGGAATATTTGCAAGGACAATGGGCTGTGGCCAACAAAGAATCCTTGCCGAACTTTTCGGCCATTGCCTGGTATTTTGGCAGTGAGCTGGAGGCTGAGCTAAACGTGCCCATAGGATTAATTCAGATGGCCGTAGGAGGTTCGCCAACCGAAACATGGATAGATAGAAAGACCATAGAGTTTAATCCGGCACTGGTAAACATGCTTTACGATTGGAAAAACAACGACCACATTATGATGTGGTGCCGGGAGCGTGCCGCAATCAACATAAAACAAGCATCGAATAAAGGTCAGCATCATCCTTATCAACCCGCTTATCTTTATGAAGCGGGTATCCGGCGTTTGGTTGGATTTCCGATAAAAGGTGTGCTCTGGTACCAGGGCGAATCGAATGCCCATAATGTGGAGCTGCACGAGGTTTTATTCCCTGCCTTGTTAGATAGCTGGCGAAGGGCATGGGACCGTCCAAATCTGCCTTTTTATTTTGCCCAACTATCGTCGTTGAACCGGCCTGGTTGGCCTCGTTTCCGGGACAGCCAAAGGCGCTTGGCTCAACAAATACCCCATACCGACATGGTAGTTACCAGCGATGTGGGCGACGAAACGGATGTGCATCCCACCCAAAAGCAGCCTGTTGGCGAACGCTTTGCCCGTTTGGCATTACATCAGCTCTATGGGAAAGAAGAGAGACCACACGGAAATATTAAGATTAAAAACGTGCATTCTCACAAGGGAACTTTAAGGATTAGCCTTGATAATACAAAGGAGTTACGTACTTTCGACGGTGAGCCGCTGAGGGAATTGCAAGTAGCCGGTACGGATGGATTGTTTCATCCTGCTAAGGCTACATTGAAAGGTAATGCGATTATAATAGAAAATAAAGAAGGAGATATTAGCTGCGTGCGATACGGATGGAAACCTTATTCGCAAGGTAATCTGATAAACGAGGATGGGGTGCCCATGTCAACGTTTCAGATTAATTATCCATTTTAA
- a CDS encoding GDSL-type esterase/lipase family protein, protein MKAISHKFLVAFLLAFLCQIFDAELLAQDNRFSTYYHQRKTLFEELPNSKKEIIFLGNSITDGGEWIELLSNKRVRNRGISGDVTEGVLYRLAEVTESKPAKVFLLIGVNDLARGISKDTIVANIGEIAMRIKTQSPKTKVYVQSILPVNPVFNKFSGHCSKTNDIIWINDRLQDWCADHPAEFVDLFVHFKNENDNLMNEKYTNDGLHLTGAGYMLWAQIIRPLL, encoded by the coding sequence ATGAAAGCAATATCCCATAAATTTCTTGTCGCCTTTTTGCTGGCCTTTCTTTGTCAAATTTTCGATGCGGAGTTATTGGCGCAGGACAATAGGTTCAGTACTTATTATCATCAACGCAAAACCCTGTTTGAGGAATTACCCAACAGCAAAAAAGAAATCATATTTCTGGGCAACAGCATAACCGACGGTGGCGAATGGATTGAGCTGCTGAGCAATAAGCGGGTTCGCAACCGGGGTATTAGCGGCGATGTTACCGAGGGTGTTTTATACCGTTTGGCCGAAGTGACCGAATCAAAACCGGCCAAAGTATTTTTACTTATCGGCGTAAACGATTTGGCCCGAGGCATCAGTAAGGACACTATCGTTGCGAATATTGGCGAAATAGCCATGCGCATAAAAACGCAATCGCCAAAAACAAAGGTATATGTGCAGAGCATTTTACCCGTGAACCCGGTTTTTAATAAGTTTAGCGGTCATTGTTCAAAAACAAACGACATTATATGGATTAACGATCGCCTGCAAGACTGGTGTGCAGATCATCCGGCAGAGTTTGTTGATTTGTTTGTGCATTTTAAAAACGAAAATGATAACCTGATGAACGAAAAATACACTAATGACGGCCTGCACCTTACCGGGGCAGGCTACATGTTATGGGCCCAAATAATAAGACCTTTGTTATAG
- a CDS encoding dihydrodipicolinate synthase family protein, with protein sequence MKKMEGLIAAPFAPMQADGKLNIDKIPAYFQFLQKNGITGAFINGSTGEGVSLSHDEKVKITAAWTAQNKDKALKVINLVGGTSYEESIASAVSSAELGVDAISILAPYYFKPASGKQLAEFCAKIAEAVPQLPVYFYHIPVLTGCNVSMYEFLQAADSMIPNLAGIKYTHEDFMDFLSCMSYREGKYDMLWGRDENLLPALVLGARGGVGSTFNYAAPLYHQLIKAYDKGNFAEARQLQQQSIDMIRLLGKYGGIATGKAYMRYVGMECGEFRSPVQNMTKEAYKAFEADVRALNMEALFSKI encoded by the coding sequence ATGAAAAAGATGGAAGGATTAATTGCGGCACCGTTTGCCCCAATGCAGGCCGATGGGAAATTGAATATTGATAAGATACCTGCTTATTTCCAATTTTTACAAAAAAACGGAATTACAGGTGCTTTTATCAATGGATCGACCGGCGAAGGTGTTTCTCTTTCGCATGATGAAAAAGTGAAAATTACCGCAGCCTGGACGGCTCAAAATAAGGACAAAGCATTAAAGGTTATCAATCTGGTAGGCGGAACTTCGTATGAAGAAAGTATTGCTAGTGCTGTATCATCTGCAGAGCTGGGCGTTGATGCCATCTCCATTTTAGCTCCTTACTACTTTAAGCCTGCCAGTGGAAAGCAGTTGGCTGAGTTCTGTGCCAAAATTGCAGAGGCGGTGCCCCAGCTTCCGGTTTACTTTTACCATATTCCGGTACTTACGGGCTGTAATGTGTCGATGTACGAGTTCCTGCAAGCCGCAGATTCCATGATACCTAACCTTGCCGGCATTAAATACACGCACGAAGATTTTATGGATTTCCTAAGCTGTATGAGTTACCGGGAGGGAAAATACGATATGCTTTGGGGACGTGACGAAAACCTATTGCCGGCTCTGGTACTGGGAGCCCGAGGTGGTGTTGGAAGTACCTTTAACTACGCTGCACCGCTCTACCACCAGTTGATTAAAGCTTATGATAAAGGTAACTTTGCTGAAGCACGTCAGTTGCAACAGCAGTCGATTGATATGATTCGTTTGTTGGGCAAATACGGCGGTATTGCCACCGGAAAAGCCTATATGCGCTATGTAGGAATGGAGTGTGGTGAATTCCGCTCGCCGGTGCAAAACATGACAAAAGAAGCTTATAAAGCATTTGAAGCCGATGTTCGGGCATTAAATATGGAAGCGTTATTTTCAAAAATTTAA
- a CDS encoding AGE family epimerase/isomerase: protein MDFKKLALQYRKELLEKVIPFWEKNSKDEEFGGYFTCLDREGKVFDTDKFVWLQAREVWMFSSLYNRVEKKAEWLEMAEHGARFLMDNGHDGQLNWYFSLTREGKPLVQPYNIFSDCFATMAFGQLYRATGKQQYADVAKQTFDNILARQNNPKGQYNKLVDGTRPLKGFSLPMILCNLSLEIEHLLPEELVEQTMDKVIHEVMEVFYQPDTGLILENVKPDGSFSDSFDGRLMNPGHAIEAMWFIMDLAERRKDDALMQKAVKIMLDTLKYGWDEEFGGIYYFLDIKGHPPQQLEWNQKLWWVHIETLISLIKAYKHTGNNECLQWFQKVHDYTWSHFADPEHDEWFGYLNRRGEVLLPLKGGKWKGCFHVPRGLYQVWQTLEKLK, encoded by the coding sequence GTGGATTTTAAAAAATTAGCATTACAATACCGGAAGGAACTTTTGGAAAAGGTGATTCCTTTCTGGGAGAAAAACTCAAAGGACGAAGAGTTTGGAGGATATTTTACCTGCCTCGACCGAGAAGGGAAAGTGTTTGATACCGACAAGTTTGTATGGCTTCAGGCACGTGAAGTATGGATGTTCTCCTCCTTGTACAACCGGGTGGAGAAAAAGGCCGAATGGCTCGAAATGGCAGAACATGGTGCCCGTTTTTTGATGGACAATGGTCATGACGGTCAATTGAACTGGTATTTTTCGCTTACCCGCGAAGGAAAACCCCTGGTGCAACCCTACAATATTTTTTCCGACTGTTTTGCAACGATGGCATTTGGGCAATTGTATCGGGCTACCGGTAAGCAACAATATGCCGATGTGGCCAAGCAGACTTTTGATAATATCCTGGCACGACAAAATAATCCCAAAGGGCAATACAACAAGCTGGTTGATGGCACCCGTCCGCTAAAAGGTTTTTCGCTGCCTATGATATTGTGCAACCTGTCGCTCGAAATTGAACACCTGCTGCCCGAAGAGTTGGTGGAGCAAACCATGGACAAGGTGATTCACGAAGTGATGGAAGTGTTTTACCAGCCGGACACAGGCTTGATTTTGGAAAATGTGAAACCCGATGGAAGTTTTTCCGATTCCTTTGATGGGCGACTCATGAACCCCGGACATGCCATTGAAGCCATGTGGTTTATCATGGACCTGGCCGAACGCCGTAAGGATGATGCACTAATGCAAAAGGCGGTGAAAATAATGCTCGACACCTTAAAGTACGGCTGGGATGAAGAGTTCGGTGGAATATATTACTTTTTGGATATCAAAGGGCACCCACCGCAGCAATTGGAGTGGAATCAGAAATTGTGGTGGGTTCATATCGAAACTCTTATTAGCCTTATTAAAGCGTATAAACATACAGGGAATAATGAATGCCTGCAATGGTTCCAAAAAGTACACGATTATACCTGGTCGCACTTTGCCGATCCGGAACATGATGAATGGTTTGGTTATCTGAACCGCCGCGGCGAAGTTTTATTGCCGTTAAAGGGTGGAAAGTGGAAGGGTTGCTTTCATGTGCCTCGTGGACTTTATCAAGTATGGCAAACGCTGGAAAAACTAAAATAA
- a CDS encoding sodium:solute symporter family transporter encodes MRKNQKRNKQTARLTYSLTRKMALAFLLMFGLWGGAIQAEEQINNIQQNTQNLLGDVEQIAGPEGVAGAFVGVHNNALILAGGSAFPEGKPWEGGQKYFSDAVLVFERDVDGQIQQVQHAQLPDAIAEGASVMLPEGLLCLGGQTPSGISKQVVLVSWINNQIQLKQLPELPVAVKNAAATVIGNTVYVVGGESAMGASNQFLKLDASNWSAGWQTLNAFPKPVTGASAVAQMDGEEVSVFVFGGRAKAAGANTTQFYAQVYCYRPSAGAWKQLRDIRLSDGHSIPLAVAAASPVGASHVILVGGDSGSTFNQVEAAINRMQNGDDQARATRDSLWINHTGFNSKILIYNTVTDVWFNAGAWEGTPVAVSTSVWWDGSLLVPGGEIKPAIRTPMLQEFRFSVKPVFGWLNYLVLGVYFIGMLLLGFYFMKRENSTDDFFKAGGRIPWWAAGISIFATTLSAITFIAIPAKSYATDWRMFMFNLAIIAIAPIIIRYFLPFFRRFNFDTAYQYLEARFNRSVRWLASALFVFFMVSRIAIVLFLPSLALNAVTGFNIYLAITVMGVVTIIYCTSGGMEAVVWGDVIQGFILVGGAFIALAFMLAGVQGGLGGFIDITAEHHKFHTFDFRFDFTQPVFWVVVIGGLANTLISYTSDQSVVQRYMTTKDEKATAKSIWLNGFLSIPVSIIFFLLGTGLYAYYTSNPEHMAVVNPNIDSVFPQFIVAQMPAGIAGLLIAAIFAAAMSTLSSNINSVSAVITSDFYKVLAKKITVHRNMAVARWSGIIVGVLGIMMALMLATWNIASLWDQFNTFLGLLTGGLGALFVMGVFFPRISGYAALGGVVGGFIVLLIVQNHSALSFLLYGFVSMVVTVIVALLLSLAMPNKKNTAGYTWQSRQGRA; translated from the coding sequence ATGAGAAAAAATCAGAAACGGAATAAACAAACTGCCAGGCTGACATATAGCTTGACAAGGAAGATGGCACTTGCCTTTCTCTTAATGTTTGGCCTTTGGGGTGGAGCGATTCAGGCCGAAGAGCAAATTAATAATATTCAGCAAAACACCCAAAACCTGCTGGGTGATGTGGAACAGATTGCAGGCCCCGAAGGCGTGGCAGGAGCTTTTGTAGGGGTGCATAATAATGCCTTGATACTTGCCGGGGGATCAGCTTTTCCCGAGGGAAAACCCTGGGAGGGCGGTCAAAAATATTTTTCCGATGCTGTCCTTGTTTTTGAACGGGACGTGGATGGGCAAATACAACAAGTGCAACATGCTCAATTGCCTGATGCCATTGCCGAAGGAGCTTCTGTTATGCTGCCCGAGGGCTTGTTGTGTCTGGGGGGTCAAACGCCTTCGGGCATAAGCAAACAAGTGGTTTTGGTTAGCTGGATAAACAATCAGATCCAATTAAAGCAATTACCTGAGCTGCCTGTTGCCGTAAAAAATGCGGCAGCAACAGTTATCGGCAATACCGTTTATGTGGTTGGGGGCGAAAGCGCAATGGGTGCCAGCAATCAGTTTTTAAAATTGGATGCGTCTAATTGGTCCGCCGGGTGGCAGACTTTAAATGCATTTCCTAAGCCGGTGACCGGTGCATCAGCCGTTGCCCAGATGGATGGGGAAGAGGTGAGCGTTTTTGTTTTTGGTGGTCGTGCCAAAGCAGCGGGAGCCAATACCACGCAATTCTACGCACAGGTGTATTGTTATCGTCCCTCTGCTGGAGCGTGGAAACAACTGCGGGATATCCGTCTTTCCGACGGACATTCAATTCCTCTGGCCGTTGCTGCCGCCAGTCCGGTTGGTGCTTCGCATGTGATTTTGGTGGGCGGGGATTCCGGCTCTACTTTTAACCAGGTTGAGGCAGCAATAAACCGGATGCAAAACGGGGATGATCAGGCTCGTGCTACACGGGACTCGCTGTGGATTAACCATACCGGGTTTAACTCAAAAATTTTAATTTACAATACCGTTACCGATGTTTGGTTCAACGCGGGAGCCTGGGAAGGAACACCTGTGGCTGTATCTACTTCGGTTTGGTGGGACGGTTCGCTGCTTGTACCCGGTGGTGAAATTAAGCCTGCTATCCGAACTCCCATGTTGCAGGAATTCCGGTTTTCGGTAAAGCCGGTTTTCGGATGGCTTAACTATTTGGTACTGGGTGTTTATTTTATCGGCATGTTGTTGCTTGGATTCTATTTTATGAAACGCGAAAACAGTACCGATGATTTTTTCAAAGCAGGTGGACGAATCCCCTGGTGGGCTGCAGGTATCAGTATTTTTGCAACTACGCTCAGTGCCATTACCTTTATTGCCATTCCGGCCAAATCGTATGCTACCGATTGGCGTATGTTTATGTTTAATTTGGCCATTATTGCTATAGCTCCCATTATTATCCGCTATTTTTTACCTTTTTTCCGGCGTTTTAATTTCGATACGGCATACCAATATCTCGAAGCACGCTTCAATCGTTCGGTGCGTTGGCTCGCATCGGCTTTGTTTGTGTTTTTTATGGTGAGCCGGATTGCGATCGTACTGTTTCTGCCTTCGCTGGCATTGAATGCGGTAACCGGATTTAATATTTACCTCGCTATCACCGTTATGGGCGTGGTTACCATTATCTATTGTACCAGTGGTGGTATGGAGGCCGTTGTGTGGGGCGATGTTATCCAGGGATTCATTTTGGTTGGAGGAGCATTTATAGCACTGGCCTTTATGTTGGCCGGGGTCCAGGGGGGCTTAGGTGGGTTTATAGATATTACTGCCGAACATCATAAGTTCCACACCTTCGATTTCCGATTCGATTTTACCCAACCCGTGTTTTGGGTAGTGGTGATTGGTGGCTTAGCCAATACCCTGATTTCGTATACCAGCGACCAGAGTGTTGTGCAACGTTATATGACCACCAAAGATGAAAAAGCAACCGCGAAGAGTATATGGCTCAACGGGTTTCTGAGTATTCCGGTGAGCATCATTTTCTTCCTGCTGGGAACAGGTTTGTACGCTTATTACACCTCAAATCCCGAACACATGGCGGTGGTCAATCCTAATATCGATTCTGTTTTTCCGCAGTTTATTGTGGCCCAAATGCCAGCCGGTATTGCCGGATTGTTGATTGCGGCCATCTTTGCTGCTGCCATGTCCACCTTATCGTCCAATATTAATTCGGTTTCGGCGGTAATTACTTCAGATTTTTACAAAGTGCTTGCTAAAAAGATAACGGTACATCGAAACATGGCGGTAGCCCGTTGGTCCGGCATTATTGTGGGCGTGCTCGGTATTATGATGGCCCTGATGCTGGCTACCTGGAATATTGCCTCGCTTTGGGATCAGTTCAACACCTTCCTGGGATTACTGACCGGAGGACTCGGTGCATTGTTTGTGATGGGTGTTTTCTTTCCTCGCATTTCGGGATATGCTGCCCTGGGTGGTGTGGTAGGCGGTTTTATTGTCCTCCTGATTGTACAAAACCATTCTGCCCTTTCGTTTTTATTGTACGGTTTTGTGAGTATGGTAGTTACGGTAATTGTGGCTTTGCTGCTAAGTCTTGCAATGCCTAATAAAAAAAATACAGCCGGTTATACCTGGCAAAGCCGACAGGGTAGGGCATAG
- the trmD gene encoding tRNA (guanosine(37)-N1)-methyltransferase TrmD, with amino-acid sequence MRIDILTLFPEMFQGPFSESIIKRAQDKGAVEIHCHNIRDYSTNKHKKVDDYAFSGGAGMVMSIEPIAILIEKLKAERNYDEIIYTTPDGNTLNQSIANQLSLKGNLMILCGHYKGVDQRIRDHYITMELSIGDYVLTGGELAAAVITDAVIRLIPGVISDETSALTDSFQDNLLAPPVYTRPAEFKGWRVPDILLSGDTKKIEAWKEQQAYERTRQRRPDLLK; translated from the coding sequence ATGCGCATAGATATATTAACCTTGTTTCCGGAAATGTTTCAAGGTCCGTTTAGCGAGTCCATCATTAAGCGTGCACAGGATAAGGGTGCAGTAGAAATCCATTGTCACAACATCAGGGATTACTCAACCAACAAACATAAAAAAGTGGATGATTATGCCTTTAGTGGGGGAGCCGGCATGGTAATGAGCATTGAACCCATAGCTATTTTAATTGAAAAACTCAAGGCAGAGCGGAATTACGACGAAATAATATATACTACACCTGATGGCAATACACTAAATCAAAGCATAGCCAATCAGCTATCCCTAAAAGGAAATCTGATGATATTGTGTGGCCACTACAAAGGAGTTGACCAAAGGATAAGAGACCATTACATCACAATGGAGCTGTCAATAGGGGATTATGTTTTAACCGGAGGAGAACTGGCTGCCGCCGTAATAACAGATGCGGTGATTCGTTTGATACCCGGCGTTATATCCGACGAAACATCAGCTTTAACCGACTCGTTCCAGGACAACTTATTGGCACCACCTGTTTACACGCGCCCGGCAGAATTTAAAGGTTGGAGAGTACCCGACATCCTTTTATCGGGTGACACAAAAAAAATTGAAGCCTGGAAAGAACAACAGGCTTATGAAAGAACCAGGCAGCGAAGACCCGATTTATTGAAATAG